A single genomic interval of Spinacia oleracea cultivar Varoflay chromosome 6, BTI_SOV_V1, whole genome shotgun sequence harbors:
- the LOC110781599 gene encoding probable purine permease 11, whose product MDATQELAQQTTGKKGINTRPREDNDHDSNSIANHTTAAATSATAAVATTSATAAAATTCAITTATAAATTTTTTKKFHLPNLKHYQKWLRITIYILSLLIGQTTATLLGRLYFDKGGDSKWMATFVQSAGFPILLPLTLFFSSTSTTTLRRPPSLLTLTAMYIAFGLMLTGDNLMYSYGLLYLPVSTYSLLCASQLAFNAVTSYFINAQKFTALVVNSIVILTISVSLLAINANNEGDTTTSNSDVSREKYKYAVGFLCTLGASATYSLWLSLTQFSFEKVIKDESFNTIVCMQLYPSFVATCGCVVGLFGSGEWRTLKGEMRDYKMGGVSYVVTLTFTAISWQVCSLGLLGLIFEVSSLFSNVISTLGLPLIPICAVVFFHDTMNGVKVISLVLAMWGFLSYIYQHYLDTIEANDKGRKQNGNHEIRGGSTEMC is encoded by the exons GTAAAAAAGGAATTAACACAAGACCAAGAGAAGACAATGACCATGATAGTAATTCCATAGCCAACCACACCACCGCCGCCGCCACTTCCGCCACCGCCGCCGTCGCCACCACTTCTGCCACCGCCGCCGCCGCCACCACTTGCGCCATCACCACCGCCAccgccgccgccaccaccaccaccaccaccaagaaATTCCACTTGCCAAATCTCAAACACTACCAAAAGTGGCTCCGAATCACCATCTACATCCTCTCCCTCCTCATCGGCCAAACAACCGCCACACTCTTAGGAAGACTCTACTTCGACAAAGGTGGTGACAGCAAATGGATGGCCACCTTTGTCCAATCAGCTGGCTTTCCCATCCTCCTCCCTCTCACACTCTTCTTCTCCTCCACATCAACCACCACACTCCGGCGGCCGCCGTCGCTCCTTACCCTCACCGCCATGTACATTGCCTTCGGGTTGATGTTAACCGGTGACAACTTGATGTACTCTTATGGACTACTCTATTTACCCGTCTCAACGTACTCCTTGTTATGTGCCTCTCAACTAGCCTTCAATGCGGTCACTTCTTACTTCATCAACGCGCAGAAATTCACTGCACTTGTGGTTAACTCGATTGTGATACTAACCATTTCGGTTAGCCTCTTAGCCATCAATGCCAATAACGAAG GTGACACTACTACGAGCAATAGTGATGTTTCGAGGGAGAAATATAAGTACGCCGTTGGGTTTCTGTGTACCCTTGGTGCATCCGCGACTTACTCATTGTGGTTGTCATTGACACAATTCTCTTTCGAAAAGGTGATAAAAGACGAGTCATTTAACACCATCGTATGTATGCAGCTTTACCCTTCGTTCGTGGCAACTTGTGGGTGTGTAGTAGGGCTCTTTGGTAGTGGAGAATGGAGAACTTTAAAGGGGGAGATGAGGGATTACAAGATGGGTGGGGTGTCCTATGTGGTAACATTAACTTTCACAGCTATAAGTTGGCAAGTTTGTTCATTAGGGTTATTAGGGCTAATTTTCGAGGTTTCTTCCCTATTCTCTAACGTGATTAGCACGTTAGGTTTGCCGTTGATTCCGATTTGCGCGGTCGTGTTCTTCCATGATACGATGAATGGTGTTAAGGTGATATCTTTGGTGCTTGCTATGTGGGGATTTCTTTCTTATATCTATCAGCATTACTTGGACACTATTGAAGCTAATGATAAGGGAAGAAAACAAAATGGGAACCACGAAATTCGTGGTGGTAGCACAGAAATGTGTTGA
- the LOC110781166 gene encoding em-like protein GEA6: MATRQQGKKEELDERAKKGETVVPGGTGGKSVEAQQHLAEGRSKGGQTRKEQLGTEGYKEMGRKGGRSTGDNDPDEGGDDVDDETTV; the protein is encoded by the exons atgGCGACGAGACAACAGGGAAAGAAAGAAGAGTTAGACGAAAGGGCGAAGAAAGGAGAAACTGTTGTGCCTGGTGGTACAGGTGGCAAGAGCGTTGAAGCCCAGCAACACCTAGCTGAAG GAAGGAGCAAAGGAGGGCAAACAAGAAAAGAACAGCTAGGCACAGAAGGATATAAGGAGATGGGCCGTAAAGGTGGCCGGAGCACCGGCGACAACGACCCAGACGAAGGCGGTGACGACGTCGACGATGAAACCACGGTCTGA